One Palaemon carinicauda isolate YSFRI2023 chromosome 5, ASM3689809v2, whole genome shotgun sequence DNA window includes the following coding sequences:
- the LOC137641123 gene encoding carbohydrate sulfotransferase 4-like, with amino-acid sequence MKRVHKTIYSHVRPASTEPVHWIGVKILHQSSNETSRARTFLQDLLHCRLRSSYKNQLAYMSRQLFYKIWNPYLIKNCTPIKSCADPVYVSKMCREANLHVGKIIRLSLKWAWSLLQDDGLDLQIIYLVRDPRATFASRAHVSFCHDVTCKDPKKVCELIEDDLMVASKMQEAFPHRFKLIQYERFNRNAERSLLDLMMFLGFSSLSQKQLDLLYPKTLKPDDPFVTNKNSSTMVDRWRTKTDFANVQAVQEACAKPISMLGLRVFQCHKSTSLQIHNSNVKHEEIIGSAPDSRRLGILEAPVIQRKKPTL; translated from the exons atgaaacgcGTGCATAAAACAATCTACTCTCacgttagaccagcttc CACTGAGCCCGTGCACTGGATAGGCGTCAAGATCCTTCACCAAAGCAGCAACGAAACATCTCGAGCGAGAACATTCCTACAGGATCTCCTGCATTGCAGGTTACGCTCATCCTACAAGAACCAACTCGCCTACATGAGCCGGCAGCTGTTCTACAAAATATGGAATCCATATCTTATCAAAAACTGCACGCCTATAAAATCTTGCGCCGACCCCGTCTATGTGTCTAAAATGTGCCGTGAAGCGAACTTACACGTTGGAAAG ATTATCCGTTTATCTCTGAAGTGGGCCTGGTCTCTCCTACAAGATGATGGACTTGACCTTCAGATTATCTATCTGGTTCGCGATCCGAGGGCTACATTCGC GTCACGAGCGCATGTGAGTTTTTGCCATGACGTCACTTGCAAAGACCCGAAGAAAGTGTGTGAACTCATTGAAGATGATCTAATGGTTGCCAGTAAGATGCAAGAAGCCTTTCCACATCG GTTCAAACTAATCCAATATGAGCGATTCAACAGAAACGCCGAGAGAAGCCTACTAGACCTCATGATGTTCCTTGGATTCTCCTCCTTATCGCAGAAGCAGTTGGATCTTCTCTACCCGAAGACCCTCAAACCAGACGATCCCTTCGTCACAAATAAAAACTCTTCCACAATGGTTGACAGATGGCGGACAAAAACAGATTTCGCGAATGTCCAAGCTGTCCAAGAGGCCTGTGCTAAGCCCATTTCTATGCTTGGTCTCAGAGTCTTCCA GTGTCATAAGAGCACTTCCCTCCAGATCCACAACAGCAACGTTAAGCATGAGGAGATCATAGGCAGCGCTCCCGACAGCAGAAGACTTGGAATCCTTGAAGCTCCTGTCATACAGCGGAAGAAACCAACGCTTTAA